The Blautia hydrogenotrophica DSM 10507 genome window below encodes:
- a CDS encoding sugar kinase, producing the protein MKKKIITFGEIMLRLAPEGYHRFIQADSFGATYGGGEANVAVSLANYGFDARFVTKLPNHEIGQAAVNSLRKYGVDTTHIVRGGDRIGIYFLEKGASQRPSKVIYDRANSSISTATSSDFDWEEIFHDADWFHFTGITPALSDSAAATCLDACKAAKEAGVTISCDLNYRNKLWSKEKARQIMGELCQYVDVCIANEEDAADVFEIRAADTDVSKGAVSREGYKDVARQLMERFHFSRVAITLRESLSASDNNWSAMLYDAERFCFSKKYQMHIVDRVGGGDSFGAGLICALLNGCSSQEAVDFAAAASCLKHSIEGDFNLVSADEVQKLAGGDGSGRVQR; encoded by the coding sequence ATGAAGAAAAAAATCATTACATTTGGAGAAATAATGTTACGCCTGGCTCCTGAAGGCTATCACCGTTTCATTCAAGCCGACTCCTTTGGCGCTACTTACGGCGGAGGTGAGGCGAATGTGGCCGTCTCTCTTGCCAACTATGGTTTTGATGCTAGATTCGTCACTAAGCTTCCGAATCATGAAATTGGGCAGGCGGCCGTCAACTCCTTGAGAAAATATGGAGTAGATACCACCCATATCGTCCGCGGCGGTGATCGGATTGGAATCTATTTTTTAGAAAAAGGGGCCTCCCAACGCCCCTCTAAGGTGATCTATGACCGAGCGAATTCTTCCATCTCCACAGCCACTTCCTCTGATTTCGACTGGGAAGAAATTTTTCACGACGCAGATTGGTTTCATTTTACCGGAATCACTCCTGCTTTGAGCGACAGCGCTGCCGCTACCTGCCTGGATGCCTGCAAAGCAGCCAAAGAAGCTGGCGTGACCATCTCCTGTGACCTAAATTACAGGAACAAATTATGGTCAAAGGAAAAAGCCCGTCAAATTATGGGGGAGCTCTGCCAATATGTGGATGTCTGCATCGCCAATGAGGAGGACGCCGCCGATGTCTTCGAAATCCGGGCAGCAGACACAGATGTCTCAAAAGGTGCGGTTTCCCGGGAGGGATACAAGGATGTGGCAAGGCAGCTCATGGAGCGATTCCATTTCTCCAGGGTCGCCATCACCCTTAGAGAATCACTTTCGGCCAGCGACAATAACTGGTCCGCGATGTTATATGACGCAGAACGCTTCTGCTTCAGCAAAAAATACCAGATGCACATCGTAGACCGTGTGGGAGGCGGCGACAGCTTCGGTGCCGGCCTCATCTGTGCACTCTTAAACGGTTGTTCTTCTCAGGAAGCAGTCGATTTCGCAGCAGCGGCATCCTGCTTGAAACATTCTATAGAGGGAGACTTTAATCTGGTCTCTGCCGATGAAGTTCAAAAACTGGCAGGTGGAGATGGCTCCGGTC
- a CDS encoding bifunctional 4-hydroxy-2-oxoglutarate aldolase/2-dehydro-3-deoxy-phosphogluconate aldolase → MNQLLEKIKEFGIVPVVVLDNAKDAIPLAQALCDGGLPCAEITFRTDAAEDSIRILAKEFPHMLIGAGTVLTTEQVDRAVLAGAKFIVSPGLNSKIICHCAKKNIPIIPGCSTPSDVEQAIEHDLDVVKFFPAQQAGGLAYIKAIAAPYVGMKFMPTGGINAQNVKEYLTYDRVLACGGSWMVKNDLIQAGNFDKIKALTKEAIEIVKESRGN, encoded by the coding sequence ATGAATCAACTACTGGAAAAAATCAAGGAATTTGGAATCGTTCCTGTGGTCGTGCTGGATAACGCAAAGGACGCCATACCACTGGCGCAGGCTCTTTGCGATGGCGGACTGCCCTGTGCGGAGATCACCTTTCGTACCGATGCCGCTGAAGATTCCATACGGATTCTGGCAAAAGAATTCCCACATATGCTCATCGGAGCAGGTACTGTCCTGACGACTGAACAGGTAGACCGCGCCGTCTTAGCCGGCGCAAAATTTATCGTCAGTCCTGGTTTGAACTCGAAAATCATCTGCCACTGTGCTAAAAAGAACATACCGATCATCCCTGGCTGCTCCACTCCTAGCGATGTGGAACAAGCCATAGAGCATGACTTGGATGTGGTAAAATTTTTTCCCGCTCAGCAAGCTGGCGGGCTCGCCTACATCAAAGCCATCGCCGCTCCCTACGTGGGAATGAAGTTTATGCCGACCGGAGGAATCAATGCTCAAAACGTAAAAGAATATCTTACATATGACCGGGTGCTAGCATGCGGCGGCAGCTGGATGGTCAAAAATGATCTGATTCAGGCAGGTAACTTTGATAAAATCAAGGCTCTCACAAAAGAAGCTATAGAAATCGTAAAAGAAAGCAGAGGTAACTAA
- a CDS encoding AraC family transcriptional regulator yields the protein MRESLKTKFSTRQYMLSEDFEIYYYSDRCVKKIENHTHSYCEFYLFLEGKVSMVIEGEPISLKKGDVVVIPPGVSHYARVEEPKETYSRFVFWVGSSYLKSLIDQSLSYGYLVRQATENKKYRFHNDVIAFHGIQSKVFRLIEELHSERFGKEEQVTICVRDLLLILNRLGSETENPKRRREGESLYQNLLWYIEEHLGEELSLEKLASVFFLSKYHIAHVFKENTGVSVCQYILKKRLLACKEAMAGEENLTQLCRRLGFQDYSCFYRAFRREFGMSPREYRETMQRTE from the coding sequence TTGCGAGAATCTCTGAAGACGAAATTCAGCACACGCCAATATATGCTCTCAGAGGACTTTGAAATTTACTATTACAGCGACCGGTGTGTAAAGAAGATTGAAAATCATACACATTCTTACTGTGAATTTTATCTCTTTTTGGAGGGAAAGGTCTCCATGGTGATAGAAGGGGAACCCATTTCACTGAAAAAAGGAGATGTGGTGGTGATTCCTCCCGGTGTATCCCATTACGCGAGGGTGGAAGAGCCTAAGGAAACGTACAGTCGTTTTGTGTTTTGGGTAGGATCTAGCTATCTAAAAAGCCTGATAGACCAATCGCTGTCCTACGGCTATCTGGTGCGTCAGGCGACAGAGAATAAAAAATACAGATTCCACAACGATGTGATAGCATTTCACGGAATTCAGTCCAAGGTATTTCGGTTGATAGAAGAACTGCATTCAGAGAGATTTGGAAAAGAGGAGCAGGTTACCATCTGTGTCAGAGATTTGCTGCTGATTTTAAATAGATTGGGCAGTGAGACGGAAAATCCCAAACGGAGGCGGGAAGGGGAGAGCCTGTACCAAAATCTTTTGTGGTATATTGAAGAGCATCTAGGAGAGGAGCTGTCTCTAGAAAAGCTTGCCTCTGTCTTCTTTCTCAGCAAATATCACATCGCACATGTTTTTAAGGAAAATACAGGGGTGTCCGTCTGCCAGTACATTTTGAAGAAACGGCTGTTGGCTTGTAAAGAGGCGATGGCAGGGGAGGAGAATCTTACGCAGCTGTGCCGGCGTCTGGGATTTCAGGACTATTCCTGTTTTTACCGAGCATTCCGGAGAGAATTTGGCATGTCGCCAAGAGAGTACCGGGAAACGATGCAGCGGACAGAGTAG
- the gnpA gene encoding 1,3-beta-galactosyl-N-acetylhexosamine phosphorylase, with translation MAVRECTSGRVTIPTDVDVVKETLELVKRWGADAIRDCDGTDYPEELKNVNAKVYSTYYTTRKDNAWAKANPDEIQQMYIMTPFYTAVGGELRIHLMNHLYPDMLKVNDRDDITRWWEVIDRTTGEVLPVSQWRYDSASGDVVIGGAKEFHDYTVSFLAYIMWDPVHMYNAVTNGWTNFEKQITFDVRQPKTHAYSMERLRKYIEDNPHVDVLRFTTFFHQFTLIFDELAREKYVDWYGYSASVSPYILEQFEKEVGYKFRPEFIIDQGYMNNTYRIPSKEFQDFQAFQRREVAKLAKEMVDITHECKKEAMMFLGDHWIGMEPFMDEFKEIGLDAVVGSVGNGCTLRLISDIEGVKYTEGRFLPYFFPDTFHEGGDPVKEAKVNWVTARRAILRKPIDRIGYGGYLKLAMEFPEFIDYVESVCKEFRTLYENIKGTTPYCIKKVAVLNCWGKMRAWGNHMVHHAIYYKQNYSYAGVIEALSGAPFDVKFISFDDIRENPEILDDIDVILNVGDADTAYTGGENWTDERIITAVKRFVYNGGGFIGVGEPAAHQYEGHFFQLATIMGVEEENGFTLNMDKYNWEEHEHFITEDCKGEIDFGEGKKNVYAYEGTMILKQKDKEVQLAVNEFGKGRCVYISGLPYSFENSRLLYRSIIWSSHDEKDLHKWFSSNYNVEVHAYVKNGKYCVVNNTYEPQSTTVYKGDGSSFELDLDANEIIWYEI, from the coding sequence ATGGCTGTGAGAGAATGTACGAGCGGGAGAGTGACAATACCGACAGATGTGGACGTGGTGAAAGAGACTTTGGAATTGGTGAAACGCTGGGGAGCGGACGCGATTCGTGACTGTGACGGCACAGATTACCCGGAAGAATTGAAAAATGTGAATGCAAAGGTGTATTCCACTTATTACACCACGAGAAAAGACAATGCATGGGCAAAGGCGAACCCGGATGAGATTCAGCAGATGTACATTATGACTCCTTTTTACACAGCAGTGGGGGGTGAGCTGAGAATACACTTGATGAATCATCTCTATCCGGATATGCTGAAGGTGAACGACCGGGATGATATCACAAGATGGTGGGAAGTCATCGACCGGACGACAGGAGAGGTGCTTCCTGTCAGTCAGTGGCGTTATGATTCAGCCAGCGGGGATGTGGTGATCGGCGGCGCGAAAGAGTTCCATGACTATACGGTGAGCTTTTTGGCGTACATTATGTGGGACCCGGTGCACATGTACAACGCTGTGACCAACGGTTGGACCAATTTTGAAAAACAGATCACCTTTGATGTGCGTCAGCCAAAGACTCATGCATATTCTATGGAGAGACTCAGAAAATATATTGAGGACAACCCACATGTGGACGTGCTTCGGTTTACCACATTTTTCCATCAATTTACGCTGATTTTTGATGAGCTGGCCCGTGAGAAATATGTGGACTGGTATGGTTATTCGGCATCTGTGAGCCCTTATATTCTGGAGCAGTTTGAGAAGGAAGTAGGGTATAAATTCCGTCCGGAATTTATCATCGATCAGGGTTATATGAACAATACGTACCGGATTCCTTCCAAGGAATTTCAGGATTTCCAGGCATTTCAGAGGAGAGAGGTCGCAAAGCTGGCTAAGGAGATGGTGGATATCACCCACGAGTGCAAGAAAGAGGCGATGATGTTCCTGGGAGACCACTGGATTGGAATGGAGCCTTTCATGGACGAGTTCAAGGAGATCGGTCTGGACGCCGTTGTGGGCAGCGTGGGAAATGGCTGTACCCTGCGGCTGATCAGCGACATTGAAGGAGTGAAGTATACAGAGGGAAGATTCCTGCCTTACTTCTTCCCGGATACCTTCCATGAGGGCGGAGATCCGGTAAAGGAGGCAAAGGTAAACTGGGTGACTGCCAGAAGGGCAATCCTTCGAAAACCCATTGACCGTATCGGATACGGCGGATATCTGAAGCTGGCGATGGAATTTCCGGAGTTTATCGACTATGTGGAGAGCGTATGCAAAGAGTTCCGAACACTGTATGAGAATATCAAGGGAACGACGCCGTACTGCATTAAGAAGGTGGCAGTCTTAAACTGCTGGGGAAAAATGCGTGCCTGGGGAAACCATATGGTTCATCACGCAATCTATTACAAACAGAATTACTCCTATGCAGGTGTGATCGAGGCGCTGAGTGGGGCACCTTTCGACGTGAAGTTTATCAGCTTTGACGATATCCGGGAAAATCCGGAGATTTTGGATGATATTGACGTGATTTTGAACGTGGGCGACGCGGACACAGCATATACGGGCGGTGAAAACTGGACGGACGAGAGGATTATCACAGCGGTTAAGCGGTTCGTGTATAACGGCGGAGGCTTTATCGGTGTAGGAGAGCCTGCTGCGCATCAGTATGAGGGTCACTTCTTCCAGCTTGCGACTATTATGGGTGTGGAGGAGGAAAACGGCTTCACACTGAATATGGATAAATATAACTGGGAGGAGCACGAGCACTTTATCACTGAGGACTGCAAGGGCGAGATTGATTTCGGCGAAGGAAAGAAAAACGTCTATGCCTACGAAGGGACGATGATCTTAAAGCAGAAAGACAAAGAGGTGCAGCTTGCGGTTAATGAGTTTGGAAAAGGACGCTGCGTCTACATCAGCGGACTTCCTTACAGTTTTGAGAATAGCCGGCTTTTGTACCGGTCCATTATCTGGTCATCACATGATGAGAAAGATCTGCATAAGTGGTTCAGCAGCAACTACAATGTGGAAGTACACGCCTATGTGAAAAACGGAAAGTACTGTGTGGTAAACAATACCTATGAACCCCAGAGTACGACTGTCTATAAAGGTGACGGCAGTAGCTTTGAGCTGGATTTAGATGCCAATGAGATTATATGGTATGAGATTTAG
- a CDS encoding AraC family transcriptional regulator — protein sequence MSYRHYSIKDTDIPKLNTRLLSISLVKDDKDWNSVFHTHHFTELFYVVSGEGKFLFRNETHHIKTGDLVIIPPYLEHTEQSVKGKSLEYYVIGIDKISFLAENGQTGIQAFCNFRDQSSVSDIFAQMLYEMRNDDYGSEIICQNLLEILILRIIRSQRLIPISINSERMTKECAQIKEYLDTNYTERITLDTLTSLTHMNKYYMAHSFAKYAGLSPIQYLNRRRLKIACTLLRDTDHSVSDIASSTGFSSQSYFTQSFRKYYGMTPLQYRQQNAETSV from the coding sequence ATGAGCTATCGTCATTACTCCATCAAAGATACCGATATCCCCAAACTAAACACACGGCTTTTATCCATCTCCTTAGTTAAGGATGACAAAGATTGGAATAGCGTATTTCACACCCATCATTTCACTGAACTTTTTTACGTTGTCAGTGGAGAAGGAAAATTTCTGTTTCGCAATGAAACTCACCATATTAAAACTGGAGACTTGGTAATCATCCCACCTTATCTGGAACACACTGAGCAGTCTGTCAAAGGTAAATCTTTGGAATATTATGTAATCGGTATTGATAAAATTTCATTCCTAGCTGAGAACGGGCAGACTGGTATTCAGGCATTCTGCAATTTTCGAGACCAATCCTCAGTCTCTGACATATTCGCCCAAATGCTCTACGAGATGCGCAACGATGACTATGGGTCCGAAATCATCTGCCAAAATTTGTTAGAAATCCTGATTTTGAGAATCATCCGCTCCCAGCGCTTGATTCCCATCTCAATCAATTCTGAGCGTATGACGAAAGAATGTGCGCAAATCAAGGAATATCTGGACACTAATTACACTGAGCGCATTACGTTAGACACCCTGACTAGTCTAACCCATATGAATAAATACTATATGGCTCATTCCTTTGCAAAATACGCTGGCCTCTCACCCATACAGTATTTAAACCGACGCCGGCTAAAAATCGCCTGTACTCTGTTAAGAGATACCGATCACTCTGTTTCCGATATTGCTTCATCTACCGGTTTCTCTTCCCAGTCTTACTTTACTCAGAGCTTCCGCAAATATTATGGAATGACTCCCCTTCAATACCGGCAACAAAATGCCGAAACATCTGTCTGA
- a CDS encoding carbohydrate ABC transporter substrate-binding protein: protein MKRRVVKRLLALSLVSAMTVTGLAACGGGDSSSGSGDTGSEADGSGDGQVLKVAAFEGGNGTQIWEDIKTAFEEENEGVTVELEMSSQLDQDLTKEIRNGEVPDVVYYNLGQESGFTETMLKEKAVADISDVFDDELKGKLIDGILEGTDAQPYGDGSIYLAPIFYTPTGFWYNKNLIGEGKKYELPTTWDEFFALGDQAKEDGIALFTFPQSGYFDATMYSMLEQAGGIDFYNAALTYDENTWTSDEGRKVLDTLGKLVTPDYTQADTVANANADGGFKINQQNVIDGKALFMPNGNWVIGEMAASTPDDYEWGMMPAPKWEGDTTQAVYTFTEQMWIPADAENIDLAKEFVKFMYSDTVVDILLNNTTTNKETGETTAAPIVAPVKGAAEKLPEGTTKDCYEASTADDVVAVTGKWATTQPIEGLDMKKAVYSPVESINTGEMTVDDWQKQLVETWEKCAAALE, encoded by the coding sequence ATGAAGAGGAGAGTTGTTAAGAGATTGCTTGCTTTATCTCTCGTATCTGCAATGACAGTTACCGGTTTGGCAGCATGCGGCGGCGGCGACAGCAGCAGCGGCAGCGGTGATACCGGCAGTGAGGCGGATGGCAGCGGCGATGGACAGGTTTTGAAGGTTGCAGCTTTCGAGGGAGGAAATGGAACGCAGATTTGGGAAGATATTAAGACTGCCTTTGAGGAAGAAAATGAGGGAGTTACCGTTGAGTTGGAAATGTCTTCTCAGCTGGACCAGGATTTGACAAAAGAGATCCGAAATGGGGAAGTTCCAGACGTTGTATATTATAACCTGGGACAGGAGAGCGGCTTTACTGAGACAATGCTGAAAGAAAAAGCAGTGGCCGATATCTCGGACGTATTTGATGATGAGTTGAAAGGAAAACTGATTGATGGTATTTTAGAAGGCACAGATGCTCAGCCATATGGGGACGGAAGCATTTACCTTGCACCGATTTTCTATACGCCAACTGGTTTTTGGTATAATAAGAATTTGATTGGCGAGGGCAAGAAATATGAACTCCCCACTACTTGGGACGAGTTCTTTGCTCTGGGAGATCAGGCGAAGGAAGACGGAATTGCGCTGTTTACATTCCCGCAGTCTGGCTATTTTGATGCTACCATGTATTCCATGTTAGAGCAGGCAGGCGGAATTGATTTCTACAATGCAGCTCTTACTTATGATGAGAATACCTGGACTTCCGACGAAGGAAGAAAGGTGTTGGATACGCTTGGAAAATTGGTGACTCCGGATTATACACAGGCGGACACCGTTGCAAATGCAAATGCTGACGGTGGATTTAAGATTAATCAGCAAAATGTCATTGACGGAAAAGCTTTGTTTATGCCGAACGGTAACTGGGTAATCGGAGAGATGGCAGCTTCCACACCGGATGATTATGAGTGGGGTATGATGCCGGCGCCGAAGTGGGAAGGAGACACCACACAGGCTGTCTATACGTTCACTGAGCAGATGTGGATTCCGGCTGATGCGGAAAATATAGATTTGGCAAAAGAGTTTGTGAAATTTATGTATTCTGATACAGTAGTTGATATTCTGCTGAACAATACGACGACAAATAAGGAGACTGGCGAGACGACTGCAGCGCCGATTGTGGCTCCTGTAAAAGGTGCGGCTGAGAAATTGCCAGAAGGAACAACAAAAGACTGCTATGAAGCATCTACGGCAGACGATGTGGTTGCAGTTACTGGAAAATGGGCAACTACTCAGCCAATCGAAGGACTGGATATGAAGAAAGCAGTTTACAGCCCTGTTGAATCCATCAATACTGGAGAGATGACGGTTGACGACTGGCAGAAACAGTTGGTGGAGACCTGGGAGAAATGTGCGGCTGCACTGGAGTAG
- a CDS encoding carbohydrate ABC transporter permease produces the protein MNRKRSQGRFVFGCVAPAVILVILFMFIPTVNVFRMSLFRMGGITNKKEFVGMQNFKTLLGDRNFLEAMQNSIVIIVMVTICTIFLAVLFAALLSRGNFKGKNIFRVIFYIPNILSIVVIAGIFGAIYDPSNGLLNTFLRAIHLDGLAHQWMGDPKIVLYSVIFALVWQAIGYYMVMYMASMAAIPEDLYEAASLDGSTEIQTFFKVTLPLIWTNIRTTLTFYIISTINLSFLFVQIMTNGGPNGKTEVFLNYMYKQAYGAGVYGYGMAIGVVVFIFSFALAAIVNRITDREVLEF, from the coding sequence ATGAATAGAAAACGGTCACAGGGAAGATTTGTTTTTGGGTGTGTAGCTCCAGCAGTGATCTTAGTAATACTGTTTATGTTCATTCCGACGGTCAACGTATTCCGTATGTCTTTGTTTCGAATGGGAGGTATTACAAACAAAAAAGAATTTGTGGGGATGCAGAATTTTAAAACTCTGCTGGGAGACAGAAATTTCCTGGAGGCAATGCAAAACTCCATTGTTATCATCGTAATGGTGACAATTTGTACAATTTTCCTGGCTGTACTTTTTGCGGCACTATTGTCAAGAGGAAATTTCAAGGGAAAAAACATTTTCCGAGTTATCTTTTATATTCCCAATATTTTGAGTATCGTGGTAATTGCAGGTATTTTCGGAGCAATCTATGACCCGAGTAATGGTCTTTTGAATACCTTTTTAAGGGCTATTCATCTGGATGGACTGGCTCATCAGTGGATGGGCGATCCGAAAATTGTATTGTATTCTGTTATTTTTGCCCTGGTATGGCAGGCGATTGGATATTACATGGTTATGTACATGGCTAGTATGGCGGCGATTCCTGAGGATTTGTATGAGGCTGCTTCTTTGGACGGCTCCACAGAAATCCAGACTTTCTTCAAAGTTACTCTGCCTCTGATCTGGACGAATATTCGAACGACTTTAACTTTCTATATTATCAGTACGATAAATTTAAGCTTCCTGTTTGTACAGATTATGACAAATGGCGGGCCGAATGGAAAGACAGAAGTATTTTTGAACTACATGTACAAACAGGCCTACGGAGCAGGCGTGTATGGATATGGTATGGCGATTGGTGTTGTCGTATTTATCTTCTCATTTGCTCTGGCGGCAATTGTGAATCGAATTACAGACAGAGAAGTCTTAGAGTTTTAG
- a CDS encoding carbohydrate ABC transporter permease, with the protein MKKNNASRILYKVFIYVALLALAISIIVPVAWVFMASVKKNAEFIGADVNPWALPKQFFYQNFIVAFRDAQMGEFFLNSVLVTATALILLLIIALPASYALSRFEFKGRKILNLAFMAGLFINVNYIVVPIFLMLSDANRMFHVEIFLDNRFLLALIYASTHLPFTIYLLSSYFRTLPKGFEEAAYIDGCGYFKTMTKIMIPMAKPSIITVILFSFLAFWNEYIIAYTLMDEHGTLAMGLKNLMAVERTATNYGIMYAGLVVVMLPVLILYICVQKQLTEGMTLGGLKG; encoded by the coding sequence ATGAAAAAGAACAACGCAAGCCGAATTCTCTACAAAGTGTTCATCTACGTAGCTCTCCTTGCATTGGCAATATCGATCATAGTGCCGGTGGCCTGGGTGTTTATGGCAAGCGTAAAGAAAAATGCGGAATTTATTGGAGCGGATGTAAACCCTTGGGCGCTGCCGAAACAATTTTTCTATCAGAACTTTATTGTGGCTTTCCGGGATGCGCAGATGGGGGAATTCTTCTTAAACTCAGTGCTGGTGACGGCTACGGCTTTAATTTTGTTGCTGATTATTGCGCTGCCGGCTTCTTACGCGCTGTCGCGTTTTGAGTTTAAAGGGAGAAAAATTTTAAATCTGGCATTTATGGCAGGACTATTCATCAATGTGAACTATATAGTAGTTCCGATTTTCCTGATGCTCAGCGATGCGAACAGAATGTTTCATGTGGAAATTTTCTTGGACAACCGATTTTTATTGGCGCTGATTTACGCATCGACGCATCTGCCGTTTACAATTTACCTGCTCAGCAGCTATTTCCGTACTTTGCCAAAAGGCTTTGAAGAAGCGGCATATATCGATGGCTGCGGATACTTTAAGACAATGACAAAGATTATGATCCCTATGGCAAAGCCGAGCATCATTACCGTGATTCTGTTCAGTTTCCTGGCATTCTGGAATGAATATATCATTGCATATACTCTGATGGATGAACACGGGACGTTAGCAATGGGCTTAAAGAATCTGATGGCAGTGGAGAGAACTGCGACAAATTATGGTATTATGTATGCCGGACTGGTGGTTGTAATGCTCCCAGTATTGATTCTGTATATCTGTGTTCAGAAGCAGCTGACAGAGGGAATGACTCTTGGCGGATTAAAAGGATAG
- a CDS encoding DUF6903 family protein, protein MNPVIRNVIMLVVFVVCLALVLVGQKNISATGLAMELVGLVGLLTLLFVYNRKYK, encoded by the coding sequence ATGAATCCTGTGATCAGAAATGTTATCATGCTGGTTGTGTTTGTTGTTTGCCTCGCTCTTGTCCTTGTGGGGCAGAAAAATATCAGTGCGACGGGCCTGGCTATGGAACTTGTGGGGCTGGTGGGCTTGTTGACTTTGCTTTTTGTCTACAACCGTAAATATAAGTAG
- a CDS encoding anaerobic sulfatase maturase, translated as MKTLQVLLKPVSSACDIKCTYCFYRDEAAHRKTENAGYMKREVALAVIEKALEFADTCTFAFQGGEPTLAGLDFYREFVELVNTRKGREQQIYYSIQTNACRLDESWVGFLRENHFLVGVSLDGVRNTHDANRKDSGGEGTFHSVFENVRKLQRMQVPFHVLCVLNRQTAERAEAIYRFFCRKGFWYQQYIPCLDSIGDVRGEQEYSLGPKLYAQAMKKLFDLWFEDQRMGKPIYIRQFSNYLDILRGEQPEACAMYGRCSLQNVIEADGSVYPCDFYALDEYYMGNILETDFARLREEAQEERPGSFFESADRRDERCGRCRWYPLCRGGCRRDCVDEGERRRNYYCEAYQEFFEYAVERLEWLVSRMGKR; from the coding sequence TTGAAAACATTACAGGTTTTGCTGAAACCGGTATCATCAGCATGTGATATTAAATGTACTTATTGTTTTTATAGGGATGAGGCAGCTCACAGAAAAACAGAGAACGCAGGATATATGAAGAGAGAGGTAGCTTTGGCGGTGATTGAGAAAGCTCTGGAATTTGCGGATACTTGCACGTTTGCGTTCCAGGGCGGGGAACCTACGCTAGCTGGCCTGGATTTTTACCGAGAATTTGTGGAGTTGGTAAATACCCGAAAAGGGCGGGAACAGCAGATATATTACTCTATTCAGACAAATGCCTGCCGTTTGGATGAAAGTTGGGTTGGTTTCCTTAGAGAAAATCATTTTTTAGTCGGAGTTTCCCTGGATGGGGTTCGAAACACTCATGATGCCAATCGCAAGGACAGCGGCGGAGAGGGAACTTTTCACTCCGTATTTGAAAATGTGAGGAAGCTACAGCGGATGCAGGTACCATTTCATGTACTGTGTGTTCTGAACAGGCAGACGGCAGAACGGGCGGAGGCTATTTACCGCTTCTTTTGCAGAAAAGGGTTTTGGTATCAGCAGTATATTCCGTGCTTAGACTCTATTGGAGATGTCAGAGGAGAGCAGGAATATTCTTTGGGGCCGAAATTGTATGCGCAGGCTATGAAAAAGCTTTTTGATTTATGGTTTGAAGATCAGAGAATGGGAAAACCTATCTATATACGGCAGTTTTCCAACTATTTAGACATACTTAGAGGGGAACAGCCGGAAGCCTGCGCCATGTACGGCAGATGTAGCCTTCAGAATGTGATTGAGGCGGATGGAAGTGTATATCCTTGTGATTTTTATGCGCTGGACGAGTATTATATGGGAAACATTCTGGAGACGGATTTTGCCAGGTTACGAGAGGAAGCGCAGGAGGAACGACCAGGGAGCTTTTTTGAGTCGGCTGACCGGAGAGACGAACGCTGCGGAAGGTGCAGATGGTATCCTCTGTGCAGAGGCGGATGCAGAAGAGACTGTGTGGATGAGGGGGAGAGGCGGAGAAATTATTATTGTGAGGCATACCAGGAATTTTTCGAATATGCTGTTGAACGACTGGAATGGCTGGTCTCAAGAATGGGAAAGAGATAA